From the Corynebacterium zhongnanshanii genome, the window GGCCCTTACGACGACGTGCAGAAACGATTGCACGGCCAGCGCGAGTGCGCATACGGGTACGGAAGCCGTGTACGCGAGCACGGCGACGGTTATTTGGCTGGAAAGTACGCTTGCCCTTAGCCACGGTACTTCACTCCTTTTTCCGACGATGATGGACAATTCAGCGGGCCGATCTCACAAACGCTGGATAGTGACTATCCGCGAGGCCCGCACGCAATCCGATGCAGGGTGTGCACA encodes:
- the rpmH gene encoding 50S ribosomal protein L34 — its product is MAKGKRTFQPNNRRRARVHGFRTRMRTRAGRAIVSARRRKGRKSLTA